The genomic region GACCTCTCCTTGTAGCAGATGTCAAATAGGAATGAGAGCCAATGAGAGTGATTCAGTTACAAGAGTTCATCCAAGAACGTTACATTAGCAATGATATATTTAGAGTTGACATCCCTACACTAAATCTCTCTgagactttttttgtttgtggaaatgtacatgtcattatttgtctgtttatgtgtgtttgagtatggaGTATGCACATCTATGCAAATGCAggaatgtatgttgtgtgtagggtgtgtgtgtgcatgtgtgtgtacttttggtGTATGTGGTCTGTTTGCATAAATGTAAGTGTAtgagtatgcatgtatgcaggGTGTTATGTGTACAAAtgatgtatttgtgagtgtgaaaCTGCACTCACTAGCTATTTGTCAGTGCCAGAGTTGAGAGACCTTTTGAACTGTAATACAGACTAATGAGAAAACATGATACGGCCAGTCGGAGGTCAAATGCATCACAGCTGTTTACAGATTTTGTGGAAGTGGAGTTGAGAAGAAACCATGCAAAGACTTTGTTATTGGCCCCCAGGTGTCCCCCATAGCTTATTACTGCTCTAGGTCTTCTTCCTAGCAGTTATTGGGTCTTTGTGATCTACTTCTATACCCCCTCTCTGGCTGATATGCATGGCTAAAAATAGACCCAAAGTTTCATGCAAAGTAGCTGAAATCAAATAACATTATAACACCCCACTGCCGAAGACGATCCACTAGTGAGCTCATCATGTGCATGCCAGCCCCATACCAGAGCAACGCCTGTGGGCTGCTCTGCTTACTGCCCCATAGCAAGCCCCCTGCGGCACTGCCAGGGCTCTGCCACTCACTGCCCTGAAGCATGGCATCTTTCGAACTCCGAGATCTCTTTACCGTTGCACAGTTCATCAAGGCCAGGTGCAAACATGGCCTCAAGGTTAAGACCACAACGGATAAAAATTATATTTTCTACGAGGTGGAGATTCAGGATGCCAGGACAAGGGGACCGTTGTGTTTCCTGGACAAGGTAACACCAGACATTCCTTAACAGATATTGCTTGCTTGGAGGTCAGGCAGCCACCAGGCTTGTTTGGAGAGGGAaaaatttgttttattttagtaAGTATTTAGTAGTATTTGTTTAGTCTCAGCAGTGGATTATCACTTATGTTATAACACCTTTAACTTAAAATATGTAAGTATGCAAATAGCAacacatatatgtgtgaaaaataatTAGAAATTTGGAAAAAGATTTAAAGTTCCCAGAAGGCAATATTTGTTTACAAAATGAATGCATCTGTGCGTTAGTCTGAGCCTGTTGCTCATATTGTTTATGTCCTTGTAGCTCTGGTTTGGGTAACATGACATGTCATTCATCATCTCTCTGTCAGGTGGagccctctgtctctgttgcaGATATCAAGAACCTCATTCACAAGAACTGTATGTACCATTGATATGTACTTCTACATATTTCTATTTCAGAAGTTTTCATTGTAAATATGAATTACTATCAGGCATTGTGAGATGGAGAAGGGTCTTGTGTTAAATGTTGATTATATTTAAATTTCATGTAAGACTACATTATTACATTAGTATTAAATTCTTGATGCACACGCTTTGTTCCCATATTTATTCTCTGGTCTGTTGGGTTGGAGGACTGGAGTGGTACTTTATTAAACTTATATATTGTGTAAATTTGTGTTGTTGTAGACCCCAGGTGGTACCCATCCAGACAGGCTCTGAAGCTACATCCAGGTGAGTGATTGCCTTAAATGGAAGTTCGGCTGGAGACAAACAGGGACAGAATGGATGTGTACACTGTCCAGTGATCTGTCCAGTGATCTGTCCAGTGACCAGTCCAGTGATCTGTCCAGTGATCTGTCCATGGACTAGTCCACTGACCAGTTCAGTCCAGATCAGTGGTCAGAGTGGTCGATGtacatatttgttttatatcacacatactgtatcccATAATATTGTAAAACTGTAACAACTGTGTTAGTATAACAGTGATAATACAGTTTAATTGTATCTTATGGAAGACATACAAAGATCCTAGTAGCTACAGTTATATTTTGCAGCTTCAAAGATATCAGCATATGTCTGTGGTAGAGAGTGTATGTCCTGCAAAACAGATCATGTGTACGAATTGTTGGTGGGTAAGGGAGGGAGACGGTTCCTgatttttattttgtcatttcagAGGGAAAAGCCCTCCAAGATCATGAGATTTTGGAGGATCTGCCGGTGGGAACAACTGCCACCATGTTCTTTCAGGATCTGGGGCCTCAGCTGGGCTGGGCAATGGTAAGAGAATCTTCTATTATAATGACCCCACAGCCCCTCCTCAGTGGGTTCCAGGTTCAGGCCTGAACAGCACTCTTCTTCATCCTGCTGGACAGGTGttcctgtctgagtgtgtcggGCCGCTGCTCATCTATCTACTCTTCTACTTCCGCCTGCCGTTCATTTACAGCCGGGAGAACAACTACACCTCCAGTCCACACACAGTGGTGAAGTAGGTCTGGATTAGGGAATGGCATGAATGTCAGGGCACGTGATTTCACCTTGTTTTAGACAGTTTTATCACAGTTTTAACAACATTTTGACAACAGACCTCTTTGCATTGTCTTGCAGTCTAGCTTGTATATGCCACTCCTTCCATTACACCAAGAAGCTGCTGGAGACTATCTTTCTGCACCATTTCTCTCAGGGGACCATGCCCTTGCAAAACATGACACTGGTGCAGTACTCATACACGCTGAATATTAAATGCACCCAATCGCCTTAATTGTGTTTAGGTAATATCCAGCATGTTCAGCCTGAACAACAGAGCAAACACGAAGCTGTTAGCCATGTATATGTTTTTCAGCAATTACTTAAATGGTTGAGTTGGAACAGAAAACATATGTGTTATCTATACAATCCATACCCATCAACAAAGACGCGACCACGTAAATGACGAAGTTAGAATGACACTCACAGAGTACAGTAACTTATCTATTACATTACCGGTTCTAACAAATATATAATGTCTCTGGTCTTTGCAGAACTGTTTGTATTATTGTGGACTGACAGCGTGGCAGGCCTACTACATCAACCATCCTCTCTATACGGCCCCATGTGAGTAGGCATTAGTAGGAATGTACTGTAAATTAAACCTATAGGATACTTAGCAGCAGCAATAAACTATAACAATAATATCTGCCACCTGTATCCTATCCACAGCATACGGATACCTGCAGGTGATATGTGCTCTGGCTGTGTTTCTGGTAGGCCATACATCCGGACATTTCATATTCATAACCTGTTAAACACAGCAACAGCACCTTGCTCTTTTTAAATTCATGTATGTGCTGTTTGTGGGGGCAGGTCTGTGAGATTGGAAACTTCTCCACACACCTGGTACTGAACAAGATCAAATGTAACAGTAGGTTCACATGCCATCGCCTACCCTGCATTTCTGAAATAAGCGTTTTGTCAATTAATCTTTGTTGGCTGTTGAGTGTAACATTAGTGGCCCGACTGAATCAGCATGTGTCACCAACAGACTCAGTTACCCCTTCAGTCACAGATgcaaatgcatatgtgtgttggtgtgttggcaGAGTCCAGGCCAACGGAGATTCCTTACCCCACAGAAAACCCCTTCACTTGGCTTTTCTTCTTTGTGTCGTGCCCAAACTACACTTATGaggtgaatgtctatttctctcttttagaCAAGacgtgtcacacacatacacacacgataCTAATCTCTTTCTTATGGATCATTGACAATTTGAACTATATCAGGTAGATCAGTATTTTTCTTTCATGTGGGTAAAAACTTTTTTTCCCTCAGGTGGGCGCATGTGTCAGTTTTGCAGTCATGACCCAGTGTTTGCCAGGTATGACACCAAATAGTACCCTTTGAAACCATACTTCCCTCTAACCCTATTCACAGTCTGCTTTTTATAGCCCCCCTAATCCTTCTCCTGTATATGAACACTTGGAAACtggactctgactctgactctaacTCGACTTTTTACCTCTTTCCTGTGCTTAGCTGCGTTGGCGTCATTCTTGGGGTTTGTGCAAATGATCATCTGGGCCAGAGTGAAGCATAGGACCTACGTCCAGGAGTTCCCAGACTACCCTGAGCTGCGCACGGCCATCATTCCCCTGGTGCTCTAATGGACACTGGCTGCTCTTGGGAATGGGATTGGGAATCTAATGGGAATCATGGGTACATCATCACAGTACCACTTTCAATACTGTCAAtgtcacaaaaaacacatttgtaacaAATGCCAGAGCctagtttttgtttcttttttcctttaatAATTAAATCCTTTATTCATTTCATGTATGACAAATCACACAAGACATGTTACCGTCACTAGGCTAAACCTAGTTCGCAAGCAAtaattttcttttgtgtgaaATGCTGTTGACTTGTCAGTTTTGAAGAGTAGCTTTCCAGACTTTAGAGAGCACATGTGGACAGGATATGTTTGTGAAACTGTTGAAATGTTGGGAAGTGCACACTTGGACATGATCTATTTGTGTAGCTGCATATGCTGCAAAGTGCCCACCCAGACAGAATGTATTTACATCGCTGTACATGCTAGGGAGTGCACACTTTGACTTTTTCCTGCTTTTGTAGTGGTATTCCTACAATCCTTCCACAGACAGAGACTAGAAAGGATATACACGCAATACTGTATAATAAAATGATATTATGCTACAATATCGTGTCATTCATTGCTCATGCTACAATATCATGTCATTCACTGCTCATATAGTTTAATTCATGTTCTTAATTACCTGTAGTGAGATACTGTTCCTTTTGGCCATGTTTCAACATAACAGATGTGACAAAGTGTGTCATTAAATCATAAAGAAAATATACTGAACTCCTTTAGAAAGAgacaaaactatttacaaatacacatacaagaATTGTGTGTACTCATTTTTTACATTATTATACAATAAGATATTGTCTATTAAACGTTTTGTTAACTTTACCAATCAATTTTCCCTGGAATTTTTTCCCGTGGATCATAACTTTGATAAGAGTCATCATGAGGTTTGGCATGATGAGAGGGACTCCAGTGGGTATATTTGTCTATATCCCTGTGGCACAgtgagttcagttcagtgatgCTGCACTGCTGGATACAGCAGGACTGCTACAGAGCATTTgacacagagataaaaaaagataCAAATCTCCCTCTTAAACTCGTAAAAACCGATCACAGACTATCATGACAAAATGTTTCTGTTATGTGAGATCAAAGTGAGGAGCTACATTATAATGAGCATTCTTACATGATGACTCATTTTCACTTATCAACATTCATGTGCAAAAAAAGTCACAGAATACTCGGATGACATTGGAAATGTAGAGGTAATCACTGTCTAGTGTCATGTTCTGAGATCACACTTGACTTAGGGGATTCCATCAGATCCATAACAATGTTCACCATCGGCATCGGGTACATTTTCACCTAGTTTCCCTTCCCTGTTTCTTTGCAGGGGTTCCTTTAACTTGGATATATTTATTTCCTCCTCCCAAAATTTTTTAGCGGGGCAATTTTCTTAGTCTTGCGTGGCTGAGGGGGGCGCTGGTCATCATCCTCACCAGCTTGCTGTTTGGCGAAGTTCACAAACACCTGCAGAGACAGAAGAGTGAGCACACATACAAGTGGGGTATATGTCAGTGCCTATGTATATGGTGTCTGGTGTGTCTTTTGTGGTACGAAATCAAATGGGTCATTAATATTCTGAGCCTGTGAAATTACCCTTATTTGATTCCAGTGTGgccatcgacacacacacacacacacacacacacacaaacacacatgtatatatatatatatatacatacacacatatttgcagATTAGTATGAAAATTAGCACAAGGCCAATCGCTAATTATGAGCACAACAGCATGATCTTTCAAGACGTACACATTCGCTCAAACTAAACGTGGTGTATTGCCTACATTTCTCCCCCGCCATTGCAGAcgtgtgtgggactgtgctgAGAGTGTATAGTGTTGTACCTGGTCCAGGGTGGTCTGGGACACGGAATAGTCCTCTATGTGGAGCCGCTCCTTGTTGGAGAGCACGAGCTGGAAGATGCGggccagtgaggaggaggtgatcTGGTACTGCAGCGTGTTGTAGTGTTTCTCTCGCTGCACGCAGCCGGGGAAGCTGCTCTCGATGAAGGCCTCCGCTGGGGCCAGCTCCGGCGGAACACCCGGCTTAGACGCCCGGATTTTCAGCGTGACGACGTATCCGTCACCaaacctgcagacacacactcataatgtACGGCTCTCTCCACCAAAACAGCCTACAATAAATGTGCTTTTTTTCTTATCAGAGATGAATGCACGGCCTATCCTCTAGGATAGAATAAAGATGCACTTTCTCCTCTAGTTTCGGGACACATGGGAGGGTCTCTAGGGCAGAAGTGCTGGAACAGGTGAATACACAAAGCAGACTCACTTGTACTTGAGGTGCTGGATGCTGCCGAGGCACTTGAACGTGCCGTTGACCATGATGGCCAGGCGGGTGCAGAGGGCCTCACACTCCTCCATGctgcagagatagagggaggaaatgaaaaggagacaaggtgagagagagagagagagggaacaaatgAAAGATGAGCAGAAATAATATGGAGACAGTGTGGATGCCAGCAGAAATTCACTAGAATTACCCGAGAAATGCAACCCACTACACACTAGTTCTGTCAGAGCCGTCCTGAAGTAcagggaggacagggaggaTGGGGGAAGAGAGGCGGGGGCGGGGGAAAGGTTGAATGCCAGTGCCCACCTGTGGGAGGTGAGGACCACTGCTCGACCGTCCCTGATCACGCTCAGAATGGCCGTCCACAAGAAGCGCCGTGAGTGGGGGTCCATTCCGGTGGTAGGCTCATCCTGGTGAAAAGAGGTTCAGGACATAAAATGACTAATGCAAAAAATGACCCAACATACTCAAACACTTCAACTAAACATAGGGACGGATCTTTCAGCGTTCAACTTTCTGAAAAGCAGCTACCCATTAAAAGCCAGTCATGGGTTTTTCTGAGATGCCAGACCGAGATAGTGAATCATTGATTAGGCATTGCAGACACATACATTAACATGGTCATGAAAGATTAACGTAGAGGGGTAGTAGAGGGGAGTAGGGGGCAGCTGGACGCACCAGTAGCACCAAGGATGGACAGCCGATCATGGCAATGGCTGTGGAAAGCTTCCGCTTATTGCCACCGCTGTAGGTGCCGGCACATCGCTCGGCATACTCCGACAGACCCAGTTTCTGGATACCCCACTCTGCCacctgcaagcacacacagacatattaaaTACACAGCCGAACTCCAAAGTTCTGTATTTAACcgcctacagacacacagacacagttgtgTCTGTCATTCT from Clupea harengus chromosome 10, Ch_v2.0.2, whole genome shotgun sequence harbors:
- the LOC105910677 gene encoding very-long-chain enoyl-CoA reductase-like yields the protein MLELQKLDGWSTCTRALSRAAFFEVEIQDARTRGPLCFLDKVEPSVSVADIKNLIHKNYPRWYPSRQALKLHPEGKALQDHEILEDLPVGTTATMFFQDLGPQLGWAMVFLSECVGPLLIYLLFYFRLPFIYSRENNYTSSPHTVVNLACICHSFHYTKKLLETIFLHHFSQGTMPLQNMTLNCLYYCGLTAWQAYYINHPLYTAPSYGYLQVICALAVFLVCEIGNFSTHLVLNKIKCNKSRPTEIPYPTENPFTWLFFFVSCPNYTYEVGACVSFAVMTQCLPAALASFLGFVQMIIWARVKHRTYVQEFPDYPELRTAIIPLVL